One region of Culex pipiens pallens isolate TS chromosome 2, TS_CPP_V2, whole genome shotgun sequence genomic DNA includes:
- the LOC120421276 gene encoding uncharacterized protein LOC120421276: MNPAGHPRSSKRLANKRRQLKLKILLLQERLSTLEEDQQLPSMPEFRVFAKNIERFYGELDRVLREIEDCDSFADERDAHDMECAAIEGLLQGVNNKIVALSLALLSKPVQATEQQQVQPLAVSQQVAIPTPLFTNDARGEGECTGDCDVPERTDLAAADAKVCAPIQLLSSPSNATTERGDPLCTRCNGCHLSTDCFVPSEVPLGQSHETNSNLKAFQSMPDSPAEPEVVQHEASTRVRGDVDMSGDSGVPPTLRSEERIRGDLDVGWCQPVELGSLLPADAEREDAKSDDPRQGTAGLVDEDRDIATNQAVKDEDARSLQPAEADEVNDEDRSLPINAQPVCTSPAVQEDAATKPSHKSETYSCQLYNANVARSTDRVRAARKFTEKLLQSVIFTNNEKQSRLVWDPGLQLSSASRSTIRPTEEHHQMAASSGRSMRIWSEILNHQRIPAWPAADSLLAGLMLEAEPSTRGENVRPMPKISPRNSQFEAVCATPPLRH; the protein is encoded by the coding sequence ATGAATCCCGCTGGACATCCGAGGTCCTCGAAGAGGTTGGCCAACAAGCGACGCCAGCTGAAGTTGAAGATCCTGCTACTCCAAGAACGACTTTCCACCCTCGAAGAAGACCAGCAATTGCCATCCATGCCGGAGTTCCGGGTGTTCGCGAAGAACATCGAGCGATTCTACGGTGAGTTAGATCGAGTGCTGCGAGAAATTGAGGATTGCGACAGTTTTGCCGATGAACGAGACGCCCACGACATGGAGTGTGCGGCGATTGAGGGGCTACTCCAAGGAGTCAACAACAAGATTGTAGCCCTCAGTCTCGCACTGCTGTCCAAGCCCGTCCAAGCCACTGAACAGCAACAAGTCCAGCCTTTAGCAGTCTCGCAGCAGGTTGCCATCCCAACTCCGCTTTTCACGAACGACGCTCGTGGTGAAGGAGAGTGTACTGGTGACTGCGATGTTCCGGAGAGAACCGACCTAGCTGCAGCTGATGCTAAGGTATGTGCCCCTATTCAACTCCTCTCGAGCCCATCCAACGCAACCACAGAGCGTGGCGACCCGTTGTGCACGCGGTGCAACGGTTGCCACTTGAGTACCGACTGCTTTGTACCCAGTGAAGTACCTCTCGGACAGAGTCACGAGACGAACTCCAACCTGAAAGCCTTCCAAAGCATGCCAGACAGTCCCGCCGAACCTGAAGTGGTTCAACACGAAGCCTCGACAAGAGTTCGAGGTGACGTCGACATGTCCGGCGATTCGGGCGTACCTCCTACGCTGCGGTCAGAAGAGCGGATACGCGGTGACCTCGACGTTGGCTGGTGTCAGCCAGTGGAACTTGGTTCACTGCTACCAGCCGACGCAGAACGAGAAGACGCCAAGTCCGATGACCCAAGGCAGGGGACAGCTGGACTGGTAGACGAAGATCGCGATATCGCCACGAACCAGGCAGTGAAGGACGAGGACGCTCGATCACTGCAACCAGCCGAAGCCGACGAAGTGAACGACGAGGACCGTTCGCTTCCGATCAATGCACAGCCCGTTTGCACATCACCAGCCGTCCAAGAGGACGCAGCCACAAAGCCAAGCCACAAGAGTGAGACGTACAGCTGCCAGCTATACAACGCCAACGTCGCACGATCGACTGATCGTGTCCGTGCAGCCAGAAAGTTTACGGAGAAGCTGCTGCAGTCCGTGATCTTCACCAACAACGAGAAGCAGTCCCGTTTGGTTTGGGACCCGGGATTGCAGCTGAGCTCTGCCTCCCGCTCAACCATTCGACCAACCGAAGAACACCACCAGATGGCAGCAAGCTCGGGACGAAGCATGCGCATCTGGTCCGAGATCCTTAACCACCAACGAATTCCAGCGTGGCCAGCGGCCGATTCTCTTCTAGCGGGATTGATGTTAGAAGCCGAGCCTTCAACCCGGGGGGAGAATGTTCGGCCGATGCCGAAGATTTCACCAAGAAATTCGCAGTTTGAAGCAGTGTGCGCAACCCCACCCCTGCGCCACTGA